In Apodemus sylvaticus unplaced genomic scaffold, mApoSyl1.1 scaffold_543, whole genome shotgun sequence, a single genomic region encodes these proteins:
- the Spry3 gene encoding protein sprouty homolog 3, with protein MDVTAIDELQQILPIEQLRSTHASNDYVERPPAPCKQTLSSPSLIVQTHKSDWSLATMPTALPRSISQCHQLHPLPQHLSQSSIASSMSQSTTASDQRLLASITPSPSGQSIIRTQPGAGVHPKVDGALKGEAEQGCVGHPSDHLFICEECGRCKCVPCTAVRPLPSCWMCNQRCLCSAESLLDYGTCLCCVKGLFYHCSTDDEDNCADEPCSCGPSSCFIRWAAMSLISLFLPCLCCYLPTRGCLHLCQQGYDSLRRPGCRCKRHTNTVCRKISSSSSPFPKAQEKSV; from the coding sequence ATGGATGTCACAGCGATAGATGAGCTCCAACAAATTCTGCCTATTGAACAGCTGCGCTCTACTCACGCTAGCAATGATTATGTGGAACGGCCTCCAGCACCCTGTAAACAAACTCTTTCCAGCCCTTCTCTTATTGTGCAAACCCACAAGTCTGATTGGTCCCTGGCTACCATGCCTACTGCTCTCCCACGCAGTATCAGCCAGTGCCATCAGCTGCatcccctgcctcagcatctgAGCCAATCTAGCATTGCCAGCTCAATGTCCCAAAGCACCACTGCCTCTGATCAAAGGCTCTTGGCCAGCATTACACCCTCTCCTTCAGGCCAGtccatcatcagaacccagcctGGAGCAGGGGTCCACCCAAAAGTCGATGGTGCTCTGAAGGGAGAAGCTGAGCAAGGATGTGTAGGTCATCCCAGTGATCACCTCTTTATCTGCGAAGAGTGTGGGCGCTGCAAGTGTGTCCCCTGCACAGCGGTTCGCCCTCTGCCCTCCTGCTGGATGTGCAACCAGCGTTGCCTTTGCTCTGCTGAGAGCCTCCTTGATTATGGCACTTGCCTCTGCTGTGTCAAGGGCCTCTTCTATCACTGCTCCACTGATGATGAAGACAACTGCGCTGATGAGCCCTGCTCCTGTGGGCCTAGCTCCTGCTTCATTCGCTGGGCAGCCATGAGTCTCATCTCCCTCTTCTTACCCTGCCTGTGCTGCTACCTGCCTACCCGTGGATGCCTCCATCTGTGCCAGCAGGGCTATGATAgcctccgtagaccaggctgccgCTGTAAGAGGCACACCAACACTGTGTGCAGAAAAATCTCTTCTAGTAGCTCACCCTTCCCCAAGGCCCAGGAAAAGTCTGTATGA